Part of the Flavobacterium sp. MDT1-60 genome, TCCGCTAACGTCTGCAGGAGAATATAAATTTGTTTACAAGATTTGTGAGAAGCTAAACCCAAACAATTGTGATGATGCAATCATAACTATTGTTGTTGTTGCGGCTCCAATTGTTGCAGAAGATGATGTTCCTTTTGAAGCTTTAATTGGATTTACAGGAAATTCAAACACTATAAATGCTTTAGGGAATGACACTTTAGATGGTGTTGTAGTAAATTCTTCAGAAGTTGAAATAAATGTTCTAATACCGGCAACTTCTATAAATGGAAATCCTGTTCCAATTTTAAATCCCCTAACCGGAAATGTTAATGTTCCGGCGGGTACTCCGGCAGGCAGCTATTCTATAACTTATCGTTTAACTGAGAAATTAAATCTTGCCAATAACGATACAGCAGTTATAATAATAGATGTTATAGCTGCGGCTATTGAAGCAAATGATGATACCGTTGCTAATATTAATGGTTATATCGCAACAGGGAATGCAATCAATGTTTTAATTAATGATACGCTAAATGGACTAAGTACAAACTTAAATCAGGTAACTGTTACAGTTGATGCTCCTGCAAAATCAATCAATGGTGGGCTGGTTCCTGTCCTGCAGCCATTAACCGGCATTGTAAGGGTCCCGGCAGGAACTCCTGAGGGAAATTATGAAATCAAATATCACATTTGCGAAAAAATAAACCCAGCCAATTGTAATGATGCAATAGTATTTATTAATGTAGTTGGCGCACCAATTGACGCAGTTGATGATGATATTTCTTCAATTCCGGTTAATGGATTTGCAGGATCAGCAAATGTGGTGAATGCTTTGACTAATGATACTCTTAACGGAATTGCTATAATTCTGTCCCAGGTAACCATAAGTAATGTCATTCCGGCGAGTGCTATTAATGGTGGGGCAATTCCGGTATTAGATGCAACAAACGGATATGTTAGCATTCCTGAAGGTACAACAGCAGGCACTTATTTTATTACTTATCGTCTAAACGAGAATATGAATCTTTCAAATTTTGATACTGCAACCATAACGATCGCTGTTACAGCTCCAAATATTATTGCTAATAATGATTCTGTAGTTAATATTAATGGATGCAATGGAGCAAATGATGTAATAAATGCTATTACAAATGACAGATTAAACAGCATGGATATTCCATTAATTAAAATTGATATTACATCAGTCAGTACAACAACGCCTGCAAATTATGTTTCAGGAAATCCAATTCCGGTACTGAATGTAATAACGGGAAATGTAGACGTACCTGTAGGAACATCAGGAGGAACTTATACCATTCATTACAAAATTTGCGAAAAATTAAACCTTTCAAATTGCAGTGAAGCAGATATTGTTTTAAATGTTTCAGCAACAATAATTGATGCCAATAATGATCTTGCGAGTAATATTAATGGATATACAGGAGCTTACAATGTTATTAATGCTGTAACAAATGATCAGCTTAATGGTGTGCCTGTTCAGGCACTTCAAATTGATATTCATTTAATAAACACAATAGTGCCTGCAACTTCAACAAATGGAATTGTGCCAGTATTAGATTTGTCTACCGGAAATGTTGACATTCCAGCTGGAACTTCGGGAGGAACTTACACAATTCAATATGAAATTTGCGAAAAATTAAATCCAGTCAATTGTAGCCAGGCAATAATTGTCGTTATTGTGAACGCGCCTCAAATTAAAGCTGAAGATGATTTAATTTCTAACGTTGGGGGTTTTCCCGGTGCACCAGAAGTAGTGAATGCTTTAACTAGCAATGATAAATATAACGGAGCATTTTTAAGTGATATTAATTTAGTAATAAGTACTATTGTATCTCCTGCAACATCAATTAATGGAGGTGTAGTTCCTTTCTTCTTGCCTGCAACCGGGCTAGTTACTATTCCGCAAAGAACGCCCGCGGGAACTTATCAAATTAAATATGCAATCTGTGACAGGTTAAATCCTTTAAATTGTGATGAAGCAACTATCACTGTTCTTGTAGTAGTGCCGCCAATTGTTGCAAATGATGATTTTGTAGATAATATTAACGGAAATACAGGGGCAAATAATGTATTAAACGCTTATGATAATGATACTTTAGATGGCAATCCTATCACAATTTTGAATTCAGGAGGTACATTAGTTTCCGGACCAGCTACTATCAACGGTGCTCCCGTTCCTTTATTTAATGCTGTGACAGGAAATGTAGATGTTCCGGCAGGTACGCATGCGGGAGAATACTTTATTGTTTATAAAATTTGCGGCAAATTAAATCCATTTAATTGTGATGAAGCTGTGATTAAAATTAGAGTGGTTCCCGCACCAATAGACGCAGTTAATGATAACGCTTCTGGAATCAATGGATTTGTTGGGACAACAAATGCTATTAATGTTTTAGATAATGATACTTTAAACGGAGTTTTAGTTATTCCGGCAGCTGTACTTATTAGCAATGTTATTCCGGCAACAGCAATAAACGGAGGAGCAGTACCAGTATTAGACGCTGTAACGGGTATTGTTAATGTTCCGGCAGGAACAACTCCGGGAGCCTATACAATTACATACATGCTTCGGGAAGTATCAACCTTGAGCAATAATGATACAGCTACTGTTACAATTGTAGTTGCTCCGCTTGTTATAGAAGCCAACGATGATATTTTGGCAAATAGTAACGGGTATATCGCAACAAATAATGCGATCGATGTTTTAGCAAATGACACACTTAACGGGGTATCAGCCAGTTTAAGCAATATTACTATCAGGGTTGATGGTGTTGCAACGCCAATTAATAACGGACCAGTTCCAATATTCGATCCTTTAACTGGAAAAGTGCATATTCTGGCTGGCACTCCGGCAGGTAATTATGAGATTAAATATCATATCTGCGAAAATCTAAATCCAGTCAATTGTAATGATGCAACTGTCTATATTAAAATTATTGGAGCACCAATTCTTGCTGTTGATGACACAGCAACCAATGTTAATGGGTATATAGGTGCAGGCAATGTTATAAATGCAATTACAAATGACTTGCTAAACGGAGCGACAGTTCAATTAACGCAAATAAATATCAATTCAATAAATACTGCAACTCCGACAGATTATGTTGCAGGAAATCCTGTTCCGGTTCTGAATACCGAAACAGGAAGTGTAGATGTATCTGCAGAAACTTCAGCAGGAACGTATACAATTCACTATAATATTTGCGAAAAACTGAATCCAACAAATTGTAGCGAAGCAAATATTATTGTTGTCGTAAATGCAGCTAAAATAATTGCTAATAATGATATTGATATCACTGTCAACGGTTATATTGGAAATCCAAATGCATTAAATGTTTTAGAGAATGACTTTTTTAATGATTCTTCAATTGAAGCTAAAAAAGCAAAAGTAGTTGCTATAAATAGTAGCCAAATCACCATTGCAATTTTAGATCCGGCAGATCCTATTAACGGAAATCCAAATATTCCTGTTTTAGATCCTGCAACCGGAATCATAAATGTTCCTCCGCAAACTCCGGCTGGATTATATACTATTCAATACAGGATTGCAGAGAATTTAAATCCATCAAATTTTGATGACGCTACAGTATTTGTTACAGTTACAGCAACGGCAATTGAAGCCAATAATGATACTGTGTTAAACATAAATGGTTTTAACGGTCAGGCCAATGTTGTAAATGCCATTACCAATGATAATTTAAATGGATTGGCAACGCTATTATCTGAGATTACTATTGGAGTTGTGACACCAGCTACACCAATTAATGCTGGCCCAATACCAATATTAGATCTTGTTTCAGGACAGGTAAGTGTTCCGGCAGGCACGCCAAGCGGAACGTATACGATTCGTTATTCTATTTGCGAAAATTTAAATCCAATAAATTGCAGTCAGGCAGAAATTATTGTAACGGTTATTTCAGGGCCAATTATAGCCAATGACGATGCCGCAACCGGAATCAATGGTTTAGACGGAGCTGTCAATGTGGTAAATGTTTTAACAAATGATTTATTAGAGAATGTGGCACCAACTTTATCTCAGGTTAAAATAACGGTTTTGTCTCCTGCGAATCCTGTTTCCGGAGCAGTAGTTCCGGTACTGAATGCAACAACAGGTTTGGTAAGTGTTCCGGTCGGTACATCATCCGGAATATATACTATTGTTTATGGAATTTGTGAGAATCTGAATGCTGTAAATTGTGATCAGGCGGTCATTAAAATCTCGGTTTCGCAACCTGGAATTGCATTGGTTAAACAAGGTGTTTTCTCTGATACTAATGGCGATGGTTACGCGCAACCCGGAGAATTGATTCGCTATTCTTTCCGTATTACAAATACAGGAACCATAGATTTGACTAATGTTACGGTTACAGATCCAAAAGTAACTATTGCCGGAACTCCAATCGCAACGTTGGCAGCAGGACAGTTTAATACAACCAATTACACAGGAACTTATATAGTAACACAAGCTGATATCAATGCAGGATTTGTTGTTAATCAGGCTTTGGTTAGAGCTCAACCTACTGTTGGAACTGCTATTCAGGATTTATCAGACAGTAATGATCCGACACTTATAGGGAATGATGATCCAACGGTAACGCCAGTTATTCAGCTTAAAGATTTAACGTTAATTAAAGGAGGACAATTAACTGGAAACGGAGACGCTGGTTCTCTAATAAATTACAGCTTCACCGTGAGAAATTCAGGAAACGTACCTCTTTCGAATGTTACTATAACAGATCCGATGTTGACTACAAGTTCAATACTGGTAACGCCAAGCACGTTAGCACCTGGCGCAACAGGAACTGCGACGGCTTCTTATACAGTAAAAGCAAGCGATGTTGCGAATGGAGAAGTAATAAATACCGCCCTTGCGATTGGTGATGATCTACAGGGAAAACCTGTTACAGCTGTTTCTGATAGTACCGACCCGACACTAGCCGGTGATGATGATCCGACAGTTATTGATTTGACGGTACGACCTTCAATAGCCCTGGTTAAGACAGCACTATTTAATGATGAAAACAAAAATGGTTATGCAGAAACAGGAGAGACAGTAACCTACCGCTTTGCAGTTACCAATTCCGGAAATGTTGACTTAGTAAACATTGTTGTAAAAGATCCTAAACCCGGAATTACCATTTCCGAAGTTCCGATCAGCTTGAAACAGGAAGAAAGCAATACCAATGCTTTTGTTGGCAACTATGTGCTAACTGCAGCTGATATTGATGCCGGCCTTGTAGAAAATCAGGCTGAGGTTACTGCCTTGAGCGCTAACGGGCTAACAGTAAAAGATCTTTCTGATGATAATTCTATTTCAGAAGATAACCCTACAATTCTTCCTTTAAACGCTTGTAAAGTTACAATTCACAATGCCTTTTCTCCAGATGGTGATGGTAAAAACGAGATCTTTAAAATAGATGGCATCGAATGTTATGCTAACGCGTATGTACAAATTTATGACCGTTGGGGAGTTCTGGTTTATGATGCTTATAACTATGATAACAATGCAGTAGCGTTTAGAGGTATTTCTGAAGGAAGGGCCACCATCAATAAGCAAAAAGGATTGCCGGACGGAACTTATTTCTATGTCATTACTTACACCACATATATGAATGAACCAGTAAGTAAAACGGGATATTTATATCTTTCCGGGAAGAATTAATTAGAATATTAATTTTAATAATTTTCTACGTGCTTAAAAATGCCCGGAATAAAATTTTCCATATTGATAATTTTCATGAAAATAAATTTACTGTTTATCAAAAAGTAGGAATTATAGAAAAAATCAGAAATCTTATAAAATTTTAAGCGTTTTACCGACTCGGTATTTTATAAAAGATTCTGAAGATCGTATAAAAGATAATACACGCTGTAAGTTTAATTTTAAGCTTAATTTTTAAATGGAGAAATCATGAGATCAATATGGACAGGTTCAATCAGTTTTGGTTTAATAAATATTCCGGTAAAATTATTTTCAGCCGTACAGGAAAGTAACCTCGATTTGGATATGCTGGATTCAAAAGATCATTCAAACATTACTTTTAAAAGATTTAATGAAAGTACAGGCAAAGAAGTAACATATGGAAATATCATTAAAGGCTACAAAATTGAAGACAAATATGTAATTCTGGAAGATGAAGATTTTCAGGCTGCCGATGCGGTAAAAACCAAAACAATAGATATTCAAAGTTTTGTGGCTGAAAAAGATATTGACAGTATATATTATGAGCAGCCTTATTTTTTGGAACCTGACAAAGGCGCAATGAAAGCCTATGCATTGCTTCGTGATGCACTTGCAGAATCTGGAAAGGTAGGGGTAACCAGTTTTGTTCTCCGAAATAAAGAAAGTCTGGCTATTTTAAAACCCTATAAAAATGTTATTGTTTTAAACCGAATCCGATTCGAACAGGAAATTAGAGATCCATCCGAATTAAAACTTCCTCCAGTTGCTAAAACCAGCGCGAAAGAAATTAATATGGCTGAAAAATTAATTGATCAGCTTACCGAAAGATTTGACATCAGTAGTTTTAAAGATGAATATACAGCTAAACTTTTGGATATTATTAAAAAGAAAGCCAAAGGAAAAGTAACCAAAAAACCGGCAGAACTTAAAGTGGTTCACAAACAATCTGATGATCTTATGGAAATGCTGAAAGCAAGTTTAGAAACTAAAAAGAAAAAGTCTTCTTAACCTCTGTCGCGATCTTCAATTTTTTTAATGATCTTTTTAACGTTAGCCCCTTTTTGTAAAACGGGTGTCCATAGATCTCCCTTTTTTTCAAAACGGTTTAATACATTATTTATGGTAAATTGCGATGGATGTAATTTGTTATTTACTTCGCTCCATTCTAAAGGAGTTGAAACTGTCGCACCCGGTTTAGGACGAACAGAGTACGGCGCCGCTAAAGTTTGAGCACGTCTGTTTTGTAAATAATCAATATAAATTTTACGATCTCTTTTTTTAATGCTGCGTTCTAAAGTTGTTGTATCCGGTAAACGCGATTGCACTTCTTTGGCTATTAATTCAGCTAAAATCTTTGTTGAATCGTAATCGTATTGTGCTCCTAACGGAATATAAACATGGAGTCCGGTAGATCCTGAAGTTTTGCATAAACATTCGGTTTCCAATTCATCCATGACTTCTTTTACGGTCAAAGCTGTTTTTACGACTTCGGTAAAATCTTGATTGTCAGGATCAATATCAATAACGAGCCAATCCGGATTATCAAGATGCTGAATAGTAGAATTCCACGGATTGATTTCAATACAGCCTAAATTGGCCATATAAAGTAAGGTTTCTTTATTGTTGCAAATAAGATAGTTTATGTCTGCATCATTCGATTCAGAGAATATCTTTTTTGTTTTTAACCAGGACGGACTTTTTTCTATATCAACTTCTTTTTGATAAAAACTGGTGCCATCAATTCCGTTAGGAAAACGATTCATTGATTGTGGTCTGTTTTTTAAATATGGAAGCATCAAATCAGCAACTTCATTATAATATTGAACAACATCTCCCTTGGTAATTTTATCATCAGGAAAATAAATTTTATTCTGATTGGTTAGATGAAGTACTGTTTTGCCCACTTTTAAATCATAATCATCCTCTGTTTTATTTTTTTTAATATCCTCCATTTTTTCTTCTTCTTTTAATTCAGTTGGATTTTTAACATTCGTTGGTAAAAAAACTTCATTCGGCTTTTTATCTATTCTCAGACCGAGATAGACAGGATGTCTGAGGCGTTTATCATCTGTCCATTCAGAAAATTTTATCTGACAAACTAATTTTGGTTTTACCCATTGAATGGTATCTCTAAGGCCCGTTTTTTCGCTCAAAGGCGAATCGGTAATAAAAAAGGGTTGTAGTTTAGTGTACAATTCCTCAAGTATTTGTTCCGTAAAACCGGTTCCGCATTTTCCAATATATTGAAGTCTTTTTCCATAATATTGCGCCATCAAAATGGCACCAAAATGCTTTCTCGAATTTTTTGGTTCTGTAATTCCTATGATAATCGCTTCTTCCTGATTGGCGGTTTTAATTTTAAGCCAGTCATGACTGCGTTTGTCTGATAGATAAATGCTATCTGCTTTTTTAGCAACAATACCTTCGTCTGTATTTTTTGTAGCGAGTTCAAATTGTTTTATACCGTCGCCAATAGTATGGTCGGCATAAAAAATATTTGAAAAATTATATTTATTAAATAAAATTTTCAATAGTTCTTTTCGGTCAAGAGTAGACAAATTGGTGACAAGATTTCCGTCTAAACTAAGTAAATCAAATACATAATATTTTAGGTTTCCAAAACCTGTTTTAAGGTAATTTTGAAGCAATTGAAAACTTGCTTTGCTTTTTTCATCTTCAACGACAACTTCTCCATCTAACACAACCGCATGATCAATTTTTTTTAATTCTTCTGCAATGGGTTTAAAATTAGTATTGAAAGAGATTTCATTTCTACTATATAATTCAACATCATCATTTGGGTTGATAACTGCAATAGTTCTGTAACCATCATACTTATTTTCAAATATCCAATCTTCATCATCAAATGCCTTATCAGTAATTGTGGCTAACATCGGTTTAATGAATTCAGCAGCTTTACCAGACTTTTTAGCTGTTTTTTCGGTTTGTTTTTCCTCTTCTTTAGAATCAGGAATTATTTCAGTAGCTTTTTCTCCCAATTGATCTAACGTTCTTTTAGAAATAACCGATTTATCTTTTCGTAATATGTCATTATCGTTGACATATTTATCATTTTTCTTGATTAATAACCAGGCATTTTCCTGTTTTCCATTTAATTTTACCAATGAAAATTCACCTTTAAGTTTTTCGCCATTAAGAACAAAGCTCAACCGGCCTTTTTTTAAATTTGCCAATAACGTTTTTTCAGGTGATGTTGTTTTTTCTGATGGAGTATAAGTTCCGTTATCCCAGACAATAACATTTCCGGCACCATAATTTCCAGCCGGAATAGTACCTTCAAAATCCTTATAACTGTACGGATGATCTTCAACCATCATAGCGAGACGCTTAACATCAGGATCCATTGAAGGTCCTTTTGGAACTGCCCAACTTTTAAGAACACCATCCATTTCCAGCCTAAAATCATAATGCAAATGCGAAGCTGCATGCTTTTGCACCACAAAAATTAATTTGTTTAGTGATTTTTCAACTTTACCTTTGGGTTCCTGTGTTTGTTTAAAATCTCTTTTTTTATTGTATTTGGAAAGTGACATAGGTTAGAATTGATGAGTTAGATAAATGAGTGAACTGTCTCAAACTATAGAAATAATAGCTTAAAATTTTAAATGATTATTATACTGGTTAATATAACAAATATAGAATTGAAAAGGAAGAATTTTTTTATAAGATTCTGTCTGACGATTTCATAATTATCAGATTTTATTGCAAATAATCAGCCTGCTATTGCCAACGGTTTGAGTCACCAGAGATAATTATTGTCACGATTTGTTATGCTACAGTCTAATTTGTTTTTAACATAGCCAACGGTTTCAACCGTTGGGAAACGAAATGTAGTATCACAAAGTACCTTCTTATTAAAATTATTTGCACTGACTTACAATAAATTGTATAAGTTCTACGATTAATTATGTAAGATTTTCTATATTTTATTTTAGAACTTCGTCTCTAATTTTATTACCAAATAATTTATATTAACCTTTAACCTACTAAATACAATGCGACACTTTAATTATATTGCTGTTTTTTCGAGCGCTTTGCTAATTGCATGTAGCTGCTCTAACGATAATCCTGCTACAAATCCGGATCCCGGAACACCGACAAATCCGGTAGAAAATAATCCGGCTAATACAACTTATAGTCCGGCTTTTTCAGGGCAAACGCGAATTGGTGGTTTACAAACGAATACTAGTTATGAAGGAAAAGTTATTACTTCAGCACTAACTGCTCCCTGGGGTGTAAAAAGTCTTCCTGACGGCAGATTACTGATTACTCAAAAAGCAGGAACGATGCGTATTGTTAAAGTTACCGGAGAGGTAAGTGCTCCAATTACAGGTATTCCAACGGTGAATCCGGCAGGGCAGGGCGGATTATTAGGTTTATGTCTTGATCCTGAATTTTCTTCAAACCGAATGATTTACTGGGTTTTTTCTGAAGCATCAACAGGAGGAAATCAAACTTCAGTTGCCAAAGGAAAATTATCAGCAGATGAAAAAACAATAGAAGGAGCGGTGGTAATTTATCGCGCTAATCCTGCAAATCCGAGTGATTTGCATTATGGTGGACGTATACTTTTTGACCAAACCGGAAATTTGATTGTAAGTACCGGAGAACGCTCTGTATTACAAACAAGACCGTTGGCACAATCTGTTACAGCGGGATTGGGAAAAGTAATCAGAATTACAAAAAATGGACAAGCTGCAACAGGTAATCCAACTTTTACACAAGCCGGAGCTTTACCGGAATTATATAGTATTGGTCACAGAAATCCGCAAGGATTAGCACTTAATTCGGTAACTGGAGAAATCTGGTTGTCTGAGCACGGACCAAGAGGAGGAGATGAAATTAATCGCCTGAAAGCAGGTGCAAATTATGGATGGCCAACGATTACTTACGGAATCGAATACAGCGGAGAAAAAGTAGGAGCCGGAATTCAAAAACAAGATGGTCTGGAACAACCTGTTTATTATTGGGATCCGGTAGTATCGCCAAGCGGAATGACTTTCTACACAGGAAATCGTGTTCCTGAATGGCAAAATAACCTTTTTATTGGTGCATTAAGTGGTATGCACATTGTTCGTCTGGCTATAGAAAACAATAAAGTTGTTGGCGAAGAAAGACTTCTTGCCGGAGAAGGTCAACGCTTTAGAGATATTACACAAGGAAATGATGGCGCGTTATATGCAGTTACAGATCAGGGTCGACTTTATAAAATTGACAAGAAATAAAAATATTAGAAATGTAAAATAAAAATGGCGTTATTATACGCCATTTTTTGTTTTGTAAATTAGTGTGAAAGAAGATTTTCCTTGTTGGATTTTTAGATCACTTTGGGGCAAAATAAGTATTTGTTAGCAAAATGACCGTTAAGGAAATAGCATAGACTGCAGTCGCAGTAAGGGCAAAAATAATATGGGCGACGAATAATTGTATGTAATAACCTCTCAAATTGAATGGAGGCTGATAATGTGAAATTTTAAAGAGAATTATCCAGCTGAAGACACCGACAAAACCACTTGCAACGCCCAATAAAAGAGCGTCTAAAAAGGATAATTCTAATATATTACGCGCCCAAAAATAATGGTAAACAATTACTAAAAACACTCCAATTCCGTAGTGTAGCAACCAACTCAATGTGTTTTTGGAAGCATTTGAGAGATTGATTCTAAAATTATGCATTAGATAAGTAAGTAATAAAGGCTCTTTGTACATTTCTCTAAAACTTGCTGAGACAGCATAATTAAATAAGGTCATGGTCGATGTTGCGGCAATTGATACAATTATTATTTGAAAAATAATATAAAGATCCATAACAGATATTTTGAAATAATAAAATTGATGTGTTTCACTTTTACCATTGATTAGTGAAATAGAAAAAACACATCAATTATTATTAAGTACTCGCAATTGGATCATTATCTTTCTGGTTTTCTTTTTCTCCTTCTTTATTTTCATTGGTTTTAGAAAAAGAAGAGTCTGAATATTTCTTATAACATCCAATGGCTAGTAA contains:
- a CDS encoding PQQ-dependent sugar dehydrogenase — its product is MRHFNYIAVFSSALLIACSCSNDNPATNPDPGTPTNPVENNPANTTYSPAFSGQTRIGGLQTNTSYEGKVITSALTAPWGVKSLPDGRLLITQKAGTMRIVKVTGEVSAPITGIPTVNPAGQGGLLGLCLDPEFSSNRMIYWVFSEASTGGNQTSVAKGKLSADEKTIEGAVVIYRANPANPSDLHYGGRILFDQTGNLIVSTGERSVLQTRPLAQSVTAGLGKVIRITKNGQAATGNPTFTQAGALPELYSIGHRNPQGLALNSVTGEIWLSEHGPRGGDEINRLKAGANYGWPTITYGIEYSGEKVGAGIQKQDGLEQPVYYWDPVVSPSGMTFYTGNRVPEWQNNLFIGALSGMHIVRLAIENNKVVGEERLLAGEGQRFRDITQGNDGALYAVTDQGRLYKIDKK